In Musa acuminata AAA Group cultivar baxijiao chromosome BXJ2-8, Cavendish_Baxijiao_AAA, whole genome shotgun sequence, one genomic interval encodes:
- the LOC135619499 gene encoding uncharacterized protein LOC135619499 isoform X3: protein MLWRHLAYHHALLEKTDDAAEPLDDESDLELEIEAVPAASGEALSEAAACVKVLISCGLPREPGPTNRTNLEAPLAVNISSDQRLHLPSDKQLLSRVNHESSSAITSLQKQPLPAGTFAHVSDGNDKKRRRTWTEEEDMEIISAGQKFGERNWANTIKGDHQQGRNASQRWSVIRKNDANSLAGSSNKSASSTRSEERLAAAQKAISLALDVPKSVKLSAVLSGGTQLISAASSSAPSAVPSEGLPVSTQPLNQLREASTPATSKKMIVNTLNKSRTTQKKSMALVKPSTGPSSLIQAAAFAAGGRIATPSTAASLFKAAQSKNAVHIRPRGGSQSSTINNVKSLAVTNTTGLQPASVHFSRPAITMAVQPPENAVSSSATCVRHGGQQAQGCFQGVTNNPPDTVSHEMADLSERKDDIDISAIDVDEILAADIKYASEMESDDIMADEPQTDLLNLVTDATEDNDAEANVDKQKDLPSDAKTTENKALEVHDNGDNTSVEKGTASFNAMVGNTSPVEKLDSQNHIINQEQLTGVEIMADEVKKGCNEANQHALPEDTASGSKRHATNDCDISTNDKQ, encoded by the exons ATGCTGTGGCGGCATTTGGCCTACCATCATGCATTGCTGGAGAAGACAGATGATGCAGCTGAGCCTTTG GATGATGAGAGCGATCTTGAACTAGAAATTGAAGCTGTGCCTGCTGCTAGTGGTGAAGCCTTATCTGAGGCTGCTGCATGTGTCAAG GTTTTGATCTCATGTGGCCTGCCACGTGAACCAGGCCCCACAAATCGGACAAATCTAGAAGCTCCCTTGGCTGTAAATATATCCAGTGATCAAAGGTTACATCTCCCGTCAGACAAACAACTGCTCTCTCGGGTTAACCATGAAAGTAGCAGTGCAATTACTTCTCTCCAGAAGCAACCCCTGCCAGCAGGAACTTTTGCTCATGTATCAGATGGAAATGataaaaaaaggaggagaacatgGACCGAAGAGGAGGATATGGAAATCATATCTGCAGGGCAGAAGTTTGGTGAAAGGAATTGGGCAAACACTATTAAAGGAGATCACCAACAAGGCAGAAATGCTTCACAG AGATGGTCCGTCATTCGGAAGAATGATGCCAACTCACTAGCAGGTTCCAGCAACAAGTCCGCCAGCTCGACCCGATCTGAGGAGAGGCTGGCGGCGGCACAAAAGGCAATTTCCTTGGCTCTTGATGTGCCCAAATCTGTGAAATTATCAGCTGTACTATCAG GTGGAACACAATTAATCTCAGCAGCTAGTTCTTCTGCACCTTCAGCTGTGCCATCTGAAGGATTGCCAGTCTCAACTCAACCACTTaatcaacttcgggaagcttccaCTCCTGCAACATCTAAAAAGATGATAGTTAACACTTTGAACAAATCTCGGACAACCCAAAAAAAGTCCATGGCCcttgtgaagccttctaccgGTCCAAGTTCTCTGATACAAGCTGCTGCATTTGCTGCAGGGGGTCGCATTGCCACACCTTCCACTGCTGCCTCTTTGTTCAAGGCTGCACAATCAAAAAATGCTGTTCATATCAGGCCTCGCGGAGGTTCTCAATCTTCTACAATTAACAACGTTAAATCACTGGCTGTTACTAACACAACAGGCCTGCAGCCTGCTAGTGTCCACTTCAGCAGACCTGCTATTACCATGGCTGTGCAACCTCCAGAAAATGCAGTTTCATCATCAGCAACTTGTGTGAGGCATGGGGGGCAGCAAGCGCAAGGCTGCTTTCAAGGAGTTACAAACAATCCTCCAGACACAGTTTCACATGAAATGGCTGATTTGTCTGAGAGAAAGGATGATATTGATATCTCTGCCATTGATGTTGATGAGATATTGGCTGCAGACATAAAATATGCATCTGAGATGGAATCGGATGATATAATGGCTGATGAACCTCAGACTGATCTGCTGAATTTGGTTACGGATGCAACTGAGGACAATGATGCAGAAGCAAATGTGGACAAGCAGAAGGATCTTCCCTCTGATGCTAAAACTACTGAGAACAAAGCCTTGGAAGTCCATGATAATGGAGATAACACATCGGTTGAGAAGGGGACTGCATCATTCAATGCCATGGTTGGTAACACTTCACCCGTGGAGAAATTGGATAGTCAGAATCATATTATTAATCAAGAACAGTTAACTGGTGTGGAAATTATGGCTGATGAGGTCAAGAAGGGATGCAATGAAGCCAACCAACATGCGCTTCCAGAGGACACTGCATCAGGCAGCAAAAGACATGCCACCAATGACTGTGATATCTCAACAAATGACAAACAGTAA
- the LOC135583901 gene encoding zinc finger transcription factor YY1-like isoform X1 translates to MELHMNHAMAEKRHAAQNRRPTAVRWFKEWVPQDVVATGGKCMLLKWVTEDMLKALKEKNKETEAEEQKPEPATEVLFLCSYEGCGRTFIDAGALKKHAHIHGEKQHICQYDGCGKKFLDSSKLKRHYLIHTGERDFICPHEGCGKAFSLDFNLRAHMRTHSLENYHVCPYPECAKRFTNESKLRTHIKTQHEKSTVMDTVKHTTPVEKPHTTPKSSAAAYGSGSAERPYVCPYEGCGKAYIHEYKLNLHFRREHPGHNSEENGKPSPAVDQAAEEGSDQEVYLAKRSVGKNSKRSKPNLTPQMPPAKVSNRKGTSSTPKKSTPVVVVKKQLPSKEMYEEDSEETEEDQDNVEEEDGGWRCQEVNRDDEETEEEE, encoded by the exons ATGGAGCTCCATATGAACCACGCCATGGCGGAGAAGCGTCACGCCGCCCAGAATCGTCGTCCAACCGCCGTCCGATGGTTCAAGGAATG GGTTCCGCAAGACGTGGTTGCGACGGGTGGGAAGTGCATGCTTTTGAAGTGGGTTACGG AGGATATGCTAAAAGCTTTgaaagagaagaataaggaaacaGAAGCAGAAGAGCAGAAACCTGAACCAGCTACAGAAGTTCTATTCCTCTGCAGCTATGAAGGTTGTGGGAGAACTTTTATTGATGCAGGGGCTTTAAAGAAACATGCTCACATCCATGGAGAGAAGCAACACATTTGCCAATACGATGGATGTGGAAAG AAGTTTCTAGACAGTTCGAAGTTGAAGAGGCATTATCTTATTCATACAGGTGAAAGAGATTTCATATGCCCCCATGAAGGCTGTGGTAAG GCCTTCTCATTGGATTTTAACTTGAGGGCACATATGCGGACGCATTCACTAGAAAATTATCATGTTTGTCCTTACCCAGAATGTGCGAAGAGATTCACAAATGAAAGCAAACTACGAACCCACATAAAGACACAACACGAGAAG AGCACAGTGATGGATACGGTGAAGCACACTACACCAGTGGAAAAGCCACATACTACCCCCAAGTCATCTGCAGCTGCATATGGTTCCGGTTCTGCAGAGCGTCCGTATGTCTGTCCATATGAAGGTTGTGGGAAAGCCTACATCCATGAGTACAAATTGAATCTCCATTTTAGAAGGGAACATCCTGGTCATAACTCAGAGGAAAATGGTAAACCTTCTCCGGCTGTCGACCAAGCTGCGGAGGAAGGCAGTGATCAGGAAGTGTACCTCGCAAAACGCAGCGTCGGCAAGAACTCAAAGCGGAGCAAGCCCAACCTGACGCCGCAGATGCCACCTGCAAAAGTTTCGAACCGCAAAGGCACAAGTTCGACTCCCAAGAAGAGTACACCGGTGGTGGTGGTCAAGAAGCAATTGCCGAGCAAAGAGATGTATGAGGAAGACAGCGAGGAAACAGAGGAAGACCAGGATAATGTcgaagaagaagatggaggatGGAGATGTCAGGAGGTGAACAGGGACGACGAGGAGACAGAGGAGGAAGAATGA
- the LOC135619500 gene encoding ammonium transporter 3 member 1-like, translated as MSVARAYQGNRSGAVAEWLNEGDNAWQMISATLVGLQSVPGLVILYGSIVKKKWAVNSAFMALYAFAAVWICWVTWAYDMSFGDKLLPFWGKARPALGQKLLIQQAALPATTHYRRDGTEETPMITPFYPMASMVYFQCVFAAITVILLAGSLLGRMSIKAWMLFVPLWLTFCYTVGAFSLWGGGFLFQLGVIDYSGGYVIHLSSGVAGLTAAYWVGPRTPSDRERFPPNNVLLVLVGAGMLWMGWTGFNGGDPYAANIDSSMAVLNTHICAATSLLMWTTLDVAFFKKPSVIGAVQGMMTGLVCITPGAGLVQGWAAMVMGILSGSIPWYTMMVVHRRWAFLQKIDDTLAVFHTHAVAGFVGGATTGLFAEPVLCSLFLPVTDSRGGVYGGVGGVQFLKQVVGAGFVVAWNAVVTTLICVAIRVVTPLRMSEEQLKIGDDEVHGEEAYALWGDGERFDVTRHGSNSESESQQLHVPTGVTQNL; from the exons ATGTCGGTGGCGAGGGCGTACCAAGGGAACAGGTCGGGGGCGGTGGCGGAGTGGCTGAACGAGGGGGACAATGCGTGGCAGATGATCTCGGCGACGTTGGTGGGGCTGCAGAGCGTGCCGGGGCTGGTGATCCTCTACGGCAGCATCGTGAAGAAGAAGTGGGCGGTGAACTCGGCCTTCATGGCGCTGTACGCCTTCGCCGCCGTCTGGATCTGCTGGGTCACGTGGGCCTACGACATGTCCTTCGGCGACAAGCTGCTCCCTTTCTGGGGGAAGGCCAGGCCGGCCCTCGGCCAGAAGCTGCTGATCCAGCAGGCGGCGCTGCCGGCTACCACGCACTACCGCCGCGACGGCACCGAGGAGACGCCCATGATCACGCCCTTCTACCCCATGGCCTCCATGGTCTACTTTCAGTGCGTGTTCGCTGCCATCACCGTCATCCTCCTCGCCGGCtccctcctcggccgcatgagcaTCAAGGCGTGGATGCTGTTCGTCCCCCTGTGGCTCACCTTCTGCTACACCGTCGGCGCCTTCTCCCTCTGGGGCGGCGGCTTCCTCTTCCAGTTGGGCGTCATCGACTACTCCGGCGGCTACGTCATCCACCTCTCCTCCGGCGTCGCCGGCCTCACCGCCGCCTACTGG GTCGGACCGAGGACGCCAAGCGATCGGGAGAGGTTCCCGCCCAACAACGTGCTGCTGGTGCTGGTGGGGGCGGGAATGTTGTGGATGGGATGGACGGGGTTCAACGGCGGCGACCCATACGCGGCCAACATCGACTCGTCCATGGCGGTGCTCAACACGCACATCTGCGCCGCGACGAGCCTCCTCATGTGGACGACCCTCGACGTGGCCTTCTTCAAGAAGCCTTCCGTCATCGGCGCCGTGCAGGGGATGATGACCGGACTGGTTTGCATCACTCCTGGCGCAG GACTAGTCCAGGGTTGGGCTGCTATGGTTATGGGGATCTTATCAGGGAGCATCCCCTGGTACACCATGATGGTGGTGCACAGGCGATGGGCCTTCCTCCAGAAGATCGACGACACGCTCGCCGTGTTCCACACCCACGCCGTCGCAGGTTTCGTAGGCGGCGCCACCACCGGCCTCTTCGCCGAGCCCGTTCTCTGCAGCCTCTTCCTGCCCGTCACCGACTCCCGCGGAGGCGTTTACGGCGGCGTGGGTGGGGTCCAGTTCCTTAAGCAGGTCGTCGGCGCCGGGTTCGTCGTGGCGTGGAACGCCGTCGTCACCACCCTAATCTGCGTGGCCATACGAGTAGTCACCCCGCTTCGCATGTCCGAGGAACAGCTCAAGATCGGTGACGACGAGGTGCATGGCGAGGAGGCTTACGCGCTGTGGGGCGACGGTGAGAGGTTTGACGTAACGAGGCATGGATCGAACTCGGAATCAGAGTCGCAACAGCTTCATGTTCCGACTGGTGTAACGCAGAATCTCTAA
- the LOC135583901 gene encoding zinc finger transcription factor YY1-like isoform X2, whose product MLLKWVTEDMLKALKEKNKETEAEEQKPEPATEVLFLCSYEGCGRTFIDAGALKKHAHIHGEKQHICQYDGCGKKFLDSSKLKRHYLIHTGERDFICPHEGCGKAFSLDFNLRAHMRTHSLENYHVCPYPECAKRFTNESKLRTHIKTQHEKSTVMDTVKHTTPVEKPHTTPKSSAAAYGSGSAERPYVCPYEGCGKAYIHEYKLNLHFRREHPGHNSEENGKPSPAVDQAAEEGSDQEVYLAKRSVGKNSKRSKPNLTPQMPPAKVSNRKGTSSTPKKSTPVVVVKKQLPSKEMYEEDSEETEEDQDNVEEEDGGWRCQEVNRDDEETEEEE is encoded by the exons ATGCTTTTGAAGTGGGTTACGG AGGATATGCTAAAAGCTTTgaaagagaagaataaggaaacaGAAGCAGAAGAGCAGAAACCTGAACCAGCTACAGAAGTTCTATTCCTCTGCAGCTATGAAGGTTGTGGGAGAACTTTTATTGATGCAGGGGCTTTAAAGAAACATGCTCACATCCATGGAGAGAAGCAACACATTTGCCAATACGATGGATGTGGAAAG AAGTTTCTAGACAGTTCGAAGTTGAAGAGGCATTATCTTATTCATACAGGTGAAAGAGATTTCATATGCCCCCATGAAGGCTGTGGTAAG GCCTTCTCATTGGATTTTAACTTGAGGGCACATATGCGGACGCATTCACTAGAAAATTATCATGTTTGTCCTTACCCAGAATGTGCGAAGAGATTCACAAATGAAAGCAAACTACGAACCCACATAAAGACACAACACGAGAAG AGCACAGTGATGGATACGGTGAAGCACACTACACCAGTGGAAAAGCCACATACTACCCCCAAGTCATCTGCAGCTGCATATGGTTCCGGTTCTGCAGAGCGTCCGTATGTCTGTCCATATGAAGGTTGTGGGAAAGCCTACATCCATGAGTACAAATTGAATCTCCATTTTAGAAGGGAACATCCTGGTCATAACTCAGAGGAAAATGGTAAACCTTCTCCGGCTGTCGACCAAGCTGCGGAGGAAGGCAGTGATCAGGAAGTGTACCTCGCAAAACGCAGCGTCGGCAAGAACTCAAAGCGGAGCAAGCCCAACCTGACGCCGCAGATGCCACCTGCAAAAGTTTCGAACCGCAAAGGCACAAGTTCGACTCCCAAGAAGAGTACACCGGTGGTGGTGGTCAAGAAGCAATTGCCGAGCAAAGAGATGTATGAGGAAGACAGCGAGGAAACAGAGGAAGACCAGGATAATGTcgaagaagaagatggaggatGGAGATGTCAGGAGGTGAACAGGGACGACGAGGAGACAGAGGAGGAAGAATGA
- the LOC135583901 gene encoding zinc finger transcription factor YY1-like isoform X3 encodes MLKALKEKNKETEAEEQKPEPATEVLFLCSYEGCGRTFIDAGALKKHAHIHGEKQHICQYDGCGKKFLDSSKLKRHYLIHTGERDFICPHEGCGKAFSLDFNLRAHMRTHSLENYHVCPYPECAKRFTNESKLRTHIKTQHEKSTVMDTVKHTTPVEKPHTTPKSSAAAYGSGSAERPYVCPYEGCGKAYIHEYKLNLHFRREHPGHNSEENGKPSPAVDQAAEEGSDQEVYLAKRSVGKNSKRSKPNLTPQMPPAKVSNRKGTSSTPKKSTPVVVVKKQLPSKEMYEEDSEETEEDQDNVEEEDGGWRCQEVNRDDEETEEEE; translated from the exons ATGCTAAAAGCTTTgaaagagaagaataaggaaacaGAAGCAGAAGAGCAGAAACCTGAACCAGCTACAGAAGTTCTATTCCTCTGCAGCTATGAAGGTTGTGGGAGAACTTTTATTGATGCAGGGGCTTTAAAGAAACATGCTCACATCCATGGAGAGAAGCAACACATTTGCCAATACGATGGATGTGGAAAG AAGTTTCTAGACAGTTCGAAGTTGAAGAGGCATTATCTTATTCATACAGGTGAAAGAGATTTCATATGCCCCCATGAAGGCTGTGGTAAG GCCTTCTCATTGGATTTTAACTTGAGGGCACATATGCGGACGCATTCACTAGAAAATTATCATGTTTGTCCTTACCCAGAATGTGCGAAGAGATTCACAAATGAAAGCAAACTACGAACCCACATAAAGACACAACACGAGAAG AGCACAGTGATGGATACGGTGAAGCACACTACACCAGTGGAAAAGCCACATACTACCCCCAAGTCATCTGCAGCTGCATATGGTTCCGGTTCTGCAGAGCGTCCGTATGTCTGTCCATATGAAGGTTGTGGGAAAGCCTACATCCATGAGTACAAATTGAATCTCCATTTTAGAAGGGAACATCCTGGTCATAACTCAGAGGAAAATGGTAAACCTTCTCCGGCTGTCGACCAAGCTGCGGAGGAAGGCAGTGATCAGGAAGTGTACCTCGCAAAACGCAGCGTCGGCAAGAACTCAAAGCGGAGCAAGCCCAACCTGACGCCGCAGATGCCACCTGCAAAAGTTTCGAACCGCAAAGGCACAAGTTCGACTCCCAAGAAGAGTACACCGGTGGTGGTGGTCAAGAAGCAATTGCCGAGCAAAGAGATGTATGAGGAAGACAGCGAGGAAACAGAGGAAGACCAGGATAATGTcgaagaagaagatggaggatGGAGATGTCAGGAGGTGAACAGGGACGACGAGGAGACAGAGGAGGAAGAATGA
- the LOC135619499 gene encoding uncharacterized protein LOC135619499 isoform X2, which produces MTTGATKKVGFSEEDVSLLLQSPAVILTLLQEVSQVADVSIDWSALVKRTATGITNAREYQMLWRHLAYHHALLEKTDDAAEPLDDESDLELEIEAVPAASGEALSEAAACVKVLISCGLPREPGPTNRTNLEAPLAVNISSDQRLHLPSDKQLLSRVNHESSSAITSLQKQPLPAGTFAHVSDGNDKKRRRTWTEEEDMEIISAGQKFGERNWANTIKGDHQQGRNASQRWSVIRKNDANSLAGSSNKSASSTRSEERLAAAQKAISLALDVPKSVKLSAVLSGGTQLISAASSSAPSAVPSEGLPVSTQPLNQLREASTPATSKKMIVNTLNKSRTTQKKSMALVKPSTGPSSLIQAAAFAAGGRIATPSTAASLFKAAQSKNAVHIRPRGGSQSSTINNVKSLAVTNTTGLQPASVHFSRPAITMAVQPPENAVSSSATCVRHGGQQAQGCFQGVTNNPPDTVSHEMADLSERKDDIDISAIDVDEILAADIKYASEMESDDIMADEPQTDLLNLVTDATEDNDAEANVDKQKDLPSDAKTTENKALEVHDNGDNTSVEKGTASFNAMVGNTSPVEKLDSQNHIINQEQLTGVEIMADEVKKGCNEANQHALPEDTASGSKRHATNDCDISTNDKQ; this is translated from the exons CCCAGCAGTGATACTTACTCTTCTCCAAGAGGTTTCTCAGGTTGCTGATGTTAGTATCGACTGGAGTGCACTGGTCAAGAGAACTGCCACTGGAATTACTAATGCTCGGGAGTACCAGATGCTGTGGCGGCATTTGGCCTACCATCATGCATTGCTGGAGAAGACAGATGATGCAGCTGAGCCTTTG GATGATGAGAGCGATCTTGAACTAGAAATTGAAGCTGTGCCTGCTGCTAGTGGTGAAGCCTTATCTGAGGCTGCTGCATGTGTCAAG GTTTTGATCTCATGTGGCCTGCCACGTGAACCAGGCCCCACAAATCGGACAAATCTAGAAGCTCCCTTGGCTGTAAATATATCCAGTGATCAAAGGTTACATCTCCCGTCAGACAAACAACTGCTCTCTCGGGTTAACCATGAAAGTAGCAGTGCAATTACTTCTCTCCAGAAGCAACCCCTGCCAGCAGGAACTTTTGCTCATGTATCAGATGGAAATGataaaaaaaggaggagaacatgGACCGAAGAGGAGGATATGGAAATCATATCTGCAGGGCAGAAGTTTGGTGAAAGGAATTGGGCAAACACTATTAAAGGAGATCACCAACAAGGCAGAAATGCTTCACAG AGATGGTCCGTCATTCGGAAGAATGATGCCAACTCACTAGCAGGTTCCAGCAACAAGTCCGCCAGCTCGACCCGATCTGAGGAGAGGCTGGCGGCGGCACAAAAGGCAATTTCCTTGGCTCTTGATGTGCCCAAATCTGTGAAATTATCAGCTGTACTATCAG GTGGAACACAATTAATCTCAGCAGCTAGTTCTTCTGCACCTTCAGCTGTGCCATCTGAAGGATTGCCAGTCTCAACTCAACCACTTaatcaacttcgggaagcttccaCTCCTGCAACATCTAAAAAGATGATAGTTAACACTTTGAACAAATCTCGGACAACCCAAAAAAAGTCCATGGCCcttgtgaagccttctaccgGTCCAAGTTCTCTGATACAAGCTGCTGCATTTGCTGCAGGGGGTCGCATTGCCACACCTTCCACTGCTGCCTCTTTGTTCAAGGCTGCACAATCAAAAAATGCTGTTCATATCAGGCCTCGCGGAGGTTCTCAATCTTCTACAATTAACAACGTTAAATCACTGGCTGTTACTAACACAACAGGCCTGCAGCCTGCTAGTGTCCACTTCAGCAGACCTGCTATTACCATGGCTGTGCAACCTCCAGAAAATGCAGTTTCATCATCAGCAACTTGTGTGAGGCATGGGGGGCAGCAAGCGCAAGGCTGCTTTCAAGGAGTTACAAACAATCCTCCAGACACAGTTTCACATGAAATGGCTGATTTGTCTGAGAGAAAGGATGATATTGATATCTCTGCCATTGATGTTGATGAGATATTGGCTGCAGACATAAAATATGCATCTGAGATGGAATCGGATGATATAATGGCTGATGAACCTCAGACTGATCTGCTGAATTTGGTTACGGATGCAACTGAGGACAATGATGCAGAAGCAAATGTGGACAAGCAGAAGGATCTTCCCTCTGATGCTAAAACTACTGAGAACAAAGCCTTGGAAGTCCATGATAATGGAGATAACACATCGGTTGAGAAGGGGACTGCATCATTCAATGCCATGGTTGGTAACACTTCACCCGTGGAGAAATTGGATAGTCAGAATCATATTATTAATCAAGAACAGTTAACTGGTGTGGAAATTATGGCTGATGAGGTCAAGAAGGGATGCAATGAAGCCAACCAACATGCGCTTCCAGAGGACACTGCATCAGGCAGCAAAAGACATGCCACCAATGACTGTGATATCTCAACAAATGACAAACAGTAA
- the LOC135619499 gene encoding uncharacterized protein LOC135619499 isoform X1, translated as MTTGATKKVGFSEEDVSLLLQRYSPAVILTLLQEVSQVADVSIDWSALVKRTATGITNAREYQMLWRHLAYHHALLEKTDDAAEPLDDESDLELEIEAVPAASGEALSEAAACVKVLISCGLPREPGPTNRTNLEAPLAVNISSDQRLHLPSDKQLLSRVNHESSSAITSLQKQPLPAGTFAHVSDGNDKKRRRTWTEEEDMEIISAGQKFGERNWANTIKGDHQQGRNASQRWSVIRKNDANSLAGSSNKSASSTRSEERLAAAQKAISLALDVPKSVKLSAVLSGGTQLISAASSSAPSAVPSEGLPVSTQPLNQLREASTPATSKKMIVNTLNKSRTTQKKSMALVKPSTGPSSLIQAAAFAAGGRIATPSTAASLFKAAQSKNAVHIRPRGGSQSSTINNVKSLAVTNTTGLQPASVHFSRPAITMAVQPPENAVSSSATCVRHGGQQAQGCFQGVTNNPPDTVSHEMADLSERKDDIDISAIDVDEILAADIKYASEMESDDIMADEPQTDLLNLVTDATEDNDAEANVDKQKDLPSDAKTTENKALEVHDNGDNTSVEKGTASFNAMVGNTSPVEKLDSQNHIINQEQLTGVEIMADEVKKGCNEANQHALPEDTASGSKRHATNDCDISTNDKQ; from the exons gtaCAGCCCAGCAGTGATACTTACTCTTCTCCAAGAGGTTTCTCAGGTTGCTGATGTTAGTATCGACTGGAGTGCACTGGTCAAGAGAACTGCCACTGGAATTACTAATGCTCGGGAGTACCAGATGCTGTGGCGGCATTTGGCCTACCATCATGCATTGCTGGAGAAGACAGATGATGCAGCTGAGCCTTTG GATGATGAGAGCGATCTTGAACTAGAAATTGAAGCTGTGCCTGCTGCTAGTGGTGAAGCCTTATCTGAGGCTGCTGCATGTGTCAAG GTTTTGATCTCATGTGGCCTGCCACGTGAACCAGGCCCCACAAATCGGACAAATCTAGAAGCTCCCTTGGCTGTAAATATATCCAGTGATCAAAGGTTACATCTCCCGTCAGACAAACAACTGCTCTCTCGGGTTAACCATGAAAGTAGCAGTGCAATTACTTCTCTCCAGAAGCAACCCCTGCCAGCAGGAACTTTTGCTCATGTATCAGATGGAAATGataaaaaaaggaggagaacatgGACCGAAGAGGAGGATATGGAAATCATATCTGCAGGGCAGAAGTTTGGTGAAAGGAATTGGGCAAACACTATTAAAGGAGATCACCAACAAGGCAGAAATGCTTCACAG AGATGGTCCGTCATTCGGAAGAATGATGCCAACTCACTAGCAGGTTCCAGCAACAAGTCCGCCAGCTCGACCCGATCTGAGGAGAGGCTGGCGGCGGCACAAAAGGCAATTTCCTTGGCTCTTGATGTGCCCAAATCTGTGAAATTATCAGCTGTACTATCAG GTGGAACACAATTAATCTCAGCAGCTAGTTCTTCTGCACCTTCAGCTGTGCCATCTGAAGGATTGCCAGTCTCAACTCAACCACTTaatcaacttcgggaagcttccaCTCCTGCAACATCTAAAAAGATGATAGTTAACACTTTGAACAAATCTCGGACAACCCAAAAAAAGTCCATGGCCcttgtgaagccttctaccgGTCCAAGTTCTCTGATACAAGCTGCTGCATTTGCTGCAGGGGGTCGCATTGCCACACCTTCCACTGCTGCCTCTTTGTTCAAGGCTGCACAATCAAAAAATGCTGTTCATATCAGGCCTCGCGGAGGTTCTCAATCTTCTACAATTAACAACGTTAAATCACTGGCTGTTACTAACACAACAGGCCTGCAGCCTGCTAGTGTCCACTTCAGCAGACCTGCTATTACCATGGCTGTGCAACCTCCAGAAAATGCAGTTTCATCATCAGCAACTTGTGTGAGGCATGGGGGGCAGCAAGCGCAAGGCTGCTTTCAAGGAGTTACAAACAATCCTCCAGACACAGTTTCACATGAAATGGCTGATTTGTCTGAGAGAAAGGATGATATTGATATCTCTGCCATTGATGTTGATGAGATATTGGCTGCAGACATAAAATATGCATCTGAGATGGAATCGGATGATATAATGGCTGATGAACCTCAGACTGATCTGCTGAATTTGGTTACGGATGCAACTGAGGACAATGATGCAGAAGCAAATGTGGACAAGCAGAAGGATCTTCCCTCTGATGCTAAAACTACTGAGAACAAAGCCTTGGAAGTCCATGATAATGGAGATAACACATCGGTTGAGAAGGGGACTGCATCATTCAATGCCATGGTTGGTAACACTTCACCCGTGGAGAAATTGGATAGTCAGAATCATATTATTAATCAAGAACAGTTAACTGGTGTGGAAATTATGGCTGATGAGGTCAAGAAGGGATGCAATGAAGCCAACCAACATGCGCTTCCAGAGGACACTGCATCAGGCAGCAAAAGACATGCCACCAATGACTGTGATATCTCAACAAATGACAAACAGTAA